From Solidesulfovibrio carbinoliphilus subsp. oakridgensis, the proteins below share one genomic window:
- a CDS encoding YggT family protein produces MDIIGYFFVALARVLDIVLSLYFWIIIIAALMSWVRPDPYNPVVRFLRAMTDPVFYRVRRWLPFLTIGGFDLSPIVVILAIQFLQWFLVPTLLRLGGMGHL; encoded by the coding sequence ATGGATATCATTGGATATTTTTTTGTCGCGCTGGCCAGGGTCCTGGACATCGTCCTCTCCCTGTATTTCTGGATCATCATCATTGCCGCCCTGATGTCCTGGGTGCGGCCCGATCCCTATAATCCCGTCGTCCGGTTCCTGCGGGCCATGACCGATCCGGTGTTCTACCGGGTCCGGCGGTGGTTGCCGTTCCTGACGATCGGGGGCTTCGACCTTTCCCCCATTGTGGTAATTTTGGCCATCCAGTTTCTGCAGTGGTTCCTGGTGCCGACGCTTTTGCGCCTGGGCGGCATGGGACACCTGTAA
- a CDS encoding HAD family hydrolase: MYVCNPLSPPDFLGRVKGVIFDCDGVLVDSRDANRMYYNLIREGLGMLPITPEEEDYVHMHSVTECLARIIPADRLEEADTVRRNLDYDDIFPYIFLEDGLVELLDVLAGRGIRMAVHTNRTNTVERLLRHFEIDNYFSPVVSAGSLKRPKPDPEGVLTILAAWDLPKADVAYIGDSALDERSARAAGIEFWSYKNPGLLAAMYLPDFHSLRRCLAPEAAGT, translated from the coding sequence GTGTACGTCTGCAACCCCCTTTCGCCCCCGGATTTCCTCGGCCGGGTCAAGGGCGTCATCTTCGACTGCGACGGCGTGCTGGTGGATTCCCGCGACGCCAACCGCATGTACTACAACCTCATCCGCGAAGGGCTCGGCATGCTGCCCATCACTCCGGAAGAGGAAGACTACGTGCACATGCATTCGGTCACCGAGTGCCTGGCCCGCATCATCCCGGCCGACCGGCTGGAGGAAGCGGACACCGTCCGGCGAAATCTCGATTACGACGACATCTTTCCCTATATCTTCCTGGAAGACGGCCTGGTCGAACTGCTCGACGTCCTGGCCGGCCGGGGCATCCGCATGGCGGTCCACACCAACCGGACCAACACCGTGGAACGGCTTTTGCGTCATTTCGAGATCGACAACTATTTCAGTCCCGTGGTCAGCGCCGGCAGCCTCAAGCGCCCCAAACCCGATCCCGAAGGCGTGCTCACCATTCTGGCCGCCTGGGATCTCCCCAAGGCCGATGTGGCCTACATCGGGGATTCGGCCCTGGACGAGCGGTCGGCCAGGGCGGCCGGTATCGAGTTCTGGTCGTACAAAAACCCGGGGCTCCTGGCCGCCATGTACCTCCCGGACTTCCACAGCCTGCGCCGGTGCCTGGCCCCGGAAGCAGCCGGGACGTAG
- a CDS encoding GNAT family N-acetyltransferase, with protein MQTTSPPSLSRQASNIAPATDMAVVRVLFQEYATGLGFDLCFQNFDQELADLPGCYALPAGGIWLAWHDGMPAGCVALRPLGDGRCEMKRLYVRPAYAGQGLGRALAEAAVAGARERGYRAVRLDTLASMTAANALYKKLGFRPIEPYRENPLAGALYYELAL; from the coding sequence ATGCAGACGACCTCCCCGCCAAGCCTTTCCCGCCAGGCCTCGAATATCGCCCCGGCCACGGACATGGCCGTGGTCCGGGTCCTTTTCCAGGAATACGCCACGGGACTCGGTTTCGACCTGTGCTTTCAGAATTTCGACCAGGAGCTGGCCGACCTGCCCGGCTGCTACGCCCTGCCGGCCGGCGGCATCTGGCTGGCCTGGCACGACGGCATGCCGGCCGGGTGCGTGGCCCTGCGGCCGCTCGGGGACGGGCGGTGCGAGATGAAGCGGCTTTACGTCCGCCCGGCCTATGCCGGCCAGGGGCTCGGCCGGGCCCTGGCCGAGGCGGCCGTGGCCGGGGCCCGGGAGCGCGGCTACCGGGCTGTGCGGCTCGACACTCTGGCGAGCATGACCGCTGCCAACGCGCTGTATAAAAAGCTCGGGTTCCGCCCTATCGAGCCTTACCGCGAGAATCCGCTGGCCGGGGCTCTTTATTACGAACTGGCGCTCTAG
- the rsmD gene encoding 16S rRNA (guanine(966)-N(2))-methyltransferase RsmD — MRIIGGRFGGRRIKVIESQGLRPATGRVREALFSMLAARGALAPGARVLDLFAGAGSVGIEALSRGASQALFVEKHPAVARVLRENLRGLGLAPDEAKVVEADVARALPRLAGQTFDLVAIDPPYGLGLLPPTLAGLVANGLLAPGGVIVAEIEAGADLPDTAVPDTLECLTDRLYGQTRIILWTPILPASPSTPEPSTP; from the coding sequence ATGCGCATTATCGGCGGCCGGTTCGGCGGACGCCGCATCAAGGTCATTGAATCGCAAGGCCTGCGTCCGGCCACAGGCCGGGTGCGCGAGGCGCTCTTTTCCATGCTGGCCGCCCGGGGGGCACTGGCTCCCGGGGCCCGGGTGCTCGATCTTTTCGCCGGGGCCGGCAGTGTCGGCATCGAGGCCCTGTCGCGCGGAGCATCGCAAGCCCTTTTTGTCGAGAAGCACCCGGCCGTGGCCCGGGTACTGCGGGAAAACCTGCGCGGCCTGGGCCTGGCGCCGGACGAGGCCAAGGTCGTCGAGGCCGACGTGGCCCGGGCCCTGCCACGGCTCGCCGGCCAGACCTTTGACCTGGTGGCCATCGACCCGCCGTATGGCCTTGGGCTTTTGCCGCCGACCCTGGCCGGGCTCGTCGCCAACGGGCTGCTCGCGCCCGGCGGCGTCATCGTGGCGGAAATCGAGGCCGGTGCCGACCTGCCCGACACGGCCGTGCCCGACACCCTCGAGTGCCTGACCGACCGGCTTTACGGTCAAACGAGGATCATTCTATGGACACCAATCCTTCCTGCTTCGCCGTCTACCCCGGAACCTTCGACCCCCTGA
- the miaA gene encoding tRNA (adenosine(37)-N6)-dimethylallyltransferase MiaA: MAATRVVCLLGATGTGKTEAALRLAEAFGGAVVNVDSRQVYQGLAVLTAQPTPAEQDRCPHFLYGDTPLDRPVCAGDFAKRARLVIGSIAERGLLPLLVGGTGLYFRAILGGLAPIPPVPPEVRTAVAREYDAAGPSVAHARLVAVDPDAAARINPADRQRVTRALEVWAATGRTLTSWHAEGDPEAPDYDIFKIGLALPRNVLARHLANRIEAMAAGGAVDEVRAALARYPADAPGLSGIGGPELAAFLSGARPLAAAKSAWLSNTRAYAKRQETWFRKEPDVVWFAPDDHAGMAAAVVAWHGGGRS, from the coding sequence ATGGCCGCCACACGGGTCGTCTGTCTCCTTGGGGCCACGGGCACGGGCAAGACCGAGGCCGCGCTCCGTCTGGCCGAGGCCTTTGGCGGGGCAGTGGTCAACGTCGATTCCAGGCAGGTCTACCAGGGCTTGGCCGTGCTGACGGCCCAGCCGACGCCGGCCGAACAGGACCGCTGCCCCCATTTCCTCTACGGTGACACGCCCCTCGACCGGCCGGTCTGCGCCGGGGACTTCGCCAAACGGGCCAGGCTGGTCATCGGCTCCATTGCCGAACGGGGTCTCCTGCCGCTGCTCGTCGGTGGCACGGGCCTCTATTTCCGGGCCATCCTCGGCGGCTTGGCCCCGATTCCGCCGGTGCCGCCCGAGGTCCGCACGGCCGTGGCCAGGGAATACGATGCCGCAGGGCCGTCCGTCGCCCACGCACGCCTGGTGGCTGTCGATCCGGACGCGGCCGCGAGGATCAATCCGGCCGACCGCCAGCGCGTGACCCGGGCCCTGGAAGTCTGGGCGGCCACGGGCCGGACGCTCACCTCCTGGCACGCCGAGGGCGATCCCGAGGCGCCAGACTACGATATCTTCAAAATCGGCTTGGCCCTGCCGCGAAACGTCCTGGCCCGCCATCTGGCCAACCGCATCGAGGCCATGGCGGCAGGCGGAGCCGTGGACGAGGTGCGCGCCGCCCTGGCCCGGTATCCGGCCGACGCCCCGGGACTTTCCGGCATCGGCGGCCCGGAGCTGGCCGCCTTCCTGTCCGGGGCCAGGCCGCTTGCGGCGGCAAAATCCGCCTGGCTCTCCAACACCCGGGCCTATGCCAAGCGCCAGGAGACCTGGTTTCGCAAGGAACCGGACGTGGTCTGGTTCGCCCCGGACGACCACGCCGGCATGGCCGCGGCCGTCGTCGCCTGGCATGGGGGAGGGCGTTCATGA
- the ilvC gene encoding ketol-acid reductoisomerase, protein MKIYYDQDADLSLLADKTVAVLGYGSQGHAHAQNLRDSGVKVVIGQRPGGPNWQLAKENGFTPMSAAEASAAADIIMILVPDQHQKALYEKDVLPNLKPGKMLMFAHGFNIHFQQIVPPADVDVTMVAPKGPGHLVRRVYTEGAGVPNLIAVHQNATGKAMELALAYAKGIGGTRGGVLTTTFKEETETDLFGEQAVLCGGASELVKAGFETLCEAGYQPEIAYFECLHELKLIVDLMYEGGLSRMRYSISDTAEYGDYSRGPRVVTDETRKEMKKILKEIQEGTFAKEFIVENMSGRAHFLSMRRINAEHPIEKVGAKLRDMMSWLKK, encoded by the coding sequence ATGAAAATCTATTACGACCAGGACGCCGATCTTTCCCTTTTGGCTGATAAAACCGTGGCCGTCCTCGGCTACGGCAGCCAGGGCCACGCCCATGCCCAGAACCTGCGCGATTCGGGCGTCAAGGTGGTCATCGGCCAGCGTCCCGGCGGTCCCAACTGGCAGCTGGCCAAGGAGAACGGCTTCACGCCCATGAGCGCCGCCGAAGCCTCGGCCGCCGCCGACATCATCATGATCCTGGTGCCGGACCAGCACCAGAAGGCCCTTTACGAAAAAGACGTCCTGCCGAACCTCAAGCCCGGCAAGATGCTCATGTTCGCCCACGGGTTCAACATCCACTTCCAGCAGATCGTGCCCCCGGCCGACGTGGACGTGACCATGGTCGCGCCCAAGGGCCCCGGCCACCTCGTGCGCCGGGTCTACACCGAAGGGGCCGGCGTGCCGAACCTGATCGCGGTGCACCAGAACGCCACGGGCAAGGCCATGGAACTGGCGCTCGCCTATGCCAAGGGCATCGGCGGCACGCGCGGCGGCGTTTTGACCACCACCTTCAAGGAAGAGACCGAGACCGATCTTTTCGGCGAGCAGGCGGTCCTGTGCGGCGGCGCTTCCGAGCTGGTCAAGGCCGGATTCGAGACCCTGTGCGAGGCGGGGTACCAGCCCGAGATCGCTTACTTCGAGTGCCTGCACGAACTGAAACTCATCGTTGACCTCATGTACGAGGGCGGCCTGTCGCGCATGCGCTATTCCATCAGCGACACGGCCGAGTACGGCGACTACTCGCGCGGCCCGCGCGTGGTGACCGACGAGACCCGTAAGGAAATGAAAAAGATCCTCAAAGAAATCCAGGAAGGCACCTTTGCCAAGGAATTCATTGTGGAGAACATGTCCGGCCGGGCCCACTTCCTGTCCATGCGCCGCATCAACGCCGAGCATCCCATCGAGAAGGTGGGGGCGAAGCTGCGCGACATGATGAGCTGGCTCAAGAAATAG
- a CDS encoding acyltransferase family protein: MSTRALVSPDISRRFDVLRTLLVAFIIGVHVEKGVQAYYAVVPDGLRAWLALVNHNLYRLCVPVFFSISGYLFYLTYKPTAAAYGRMVVKKTKTILLPYLFFNALTIALILLFNKVPYIGDINDLRADGIAKYLLGVYRFPAVYTLWFLRDLYVYFLLAPVFYVVSEEIPLLGLPLFWAIWMFVPQAGLPVELSGLFFFYAGCLLSRTRADLDAARRLTVSVAALYGVMALATAHVEFHYGFAPLYHLLYRNTLICGTFALWLLTGYSWLGRSKLLLGLSGVSFFVYLTHEPVLSYLIYGTRFLFHPSGTADGIAYMLLLLLVTFALCTGLARLCIRFVPTAYALVTGSRLPR, from the coding sequence ATGTCCACACGCGCCTTGGTTTCTCCGGATATATCCCGCCGTTTCGACGTGCTGCGCACACTCCTCGTGGCCTTCATCATCGGCGTGCACGTCGAAAAAGGGGTGCAGGCCTATTACGCCGTGGTTCCGGATGGCCTTCGGGCCTGGCTGGCCCTGGTCAACCACAACCTCTACCGGTTGTGCGTACCCGTCTTCTTCAGTATTTCCGGGTATCTCTTCTACCTGACCTACAAGCCCACGGCTGCGGCCTACGGCCGGATGGTGGTCAAAAAAACCAAGACCATCCTGCTGCCGTACCTGTTTTTCAACGCCCTCACCATCGCGCTCATCCTCCTTTTCAACAAGGTCCCCTACATCGGCGACATAAACGACCTGCGCGCGGACGGGATCGCCAAATACCTGCTTGGCGTCTACCGTTTCCCGGCCGTCTACACCCTCTGGTTCCTGCGCGACCTGTATGTCTATTTCCTGCTGGCCCCGGTCTTTTACGTAGTGTCCGAAGAGATTCCTCTGCTCGGGCTCCCCCTTTTCTGGGCCATCTGGATGTTCGTTCCCCAGGCCGGCCTGCCCGTGGAACTGAGCGGCCTGTTTTTTTTCTACGCCGGCTGCCTGCTGTCCCGGACCCGGGCCGATCTCGATGCCGCCAGGCGCCTGACCGTGTCGGTGGCCGCCCTGTACGGGGTCATGGCCCTGGCCACGGCCCATGTGGAATTCCACTATGGGTTTGCGCCGCTTTATCATCTGCTTTATCGCAACACGCTTATTTGCGGGACTTTTGCCTTGTGGCTCCTCACGGGCTATTCGTGGCTTGGCCGCTCGAAGCTCCTTCTCGGCCTGTCCGGCGTCTCCTTTTTCGTGTACCTGACCCATGAACCGGTGCTGTCCTACCTGATCTACGGGACGCGGTTTTTGTTCCACCCCTCGGGCACGGCGGACGGCATCGCGTATATGCTGCTCTTGCTCTTGGTGACCTTTGCCCTGTGTACGGGACTGGCCCGGTTGTGCATCCGGTTCGTTCCGACCGCCTACGCCCTGGTCACGGGATCGAGGCTGCCCCGATGA
- a CDS encoding N-acetylmuramoyl-L-alanine amidase, with protein sequence MNRRNALAFLGLAGLALAGRPALLLADSADELANQGQDALNDGNPAKALPILLEAQAKDPRNDRVEALLGRAYFQQGDARQALHHFTAAVRLNPEDTLSRIMVETISQFPQPASGAKSRETPPRRSSALAGEARAERQALLARNAPPRWDGPFRLLIDPGHGGADSGAPGEGLREADVALDLALRLARLLAAIPDGPAVSLTRTADVALPGWARAALAGYYGADLLLSVHATRLTTEPVVAGVSFHTFARTPTDALAGAAAKAESMASGRHVADLGRGGQEYFARAVRQAAGTGHTVRAAALAAVLAKSWPAGSPLPLRGVGAGPFRLLAEADAPAILVEAGFLSNTGNAALLAVPEKRQALAKALADALLAVVREPGKPGP encoded by the coding sequence ATGAACCGTCGCAACGCCCTTGCCTTTCTCGGGCTGGCCGGACTGGCCCTGGCCGGCCGGCCAGCCCTTCTTTTGGCTGATTCGGCCGACGAACTGGCCAACCAGGGCCAGGACGCCCTGAACGACGGCAATCCGGCCAAGGCCCTGCCCATCCTGCTCGAGGCCCAGGCCAAGGATCCCCGAAACGACCGGGTGGAGGCCCTGCTCGGCCGGGCCTATTTCCAGCAGGGCGACGCCCGGCAGGCGCTCCATCATTTCACCGCGGCCGTGCGGCTTAATCCCGAGGACACCCTGTCCCGGATCATGGTCGAAACCATCAGCCAGTTTCCGCAGCCGGCCTCGGGCGCAAAAAGCCGGGAGACGCCGCCCCGGCGATCCTCGGCCCTGGCCGGAGAGGCCCGGGCCGAGCGCCAGGCGCTTCTCGCCCGAAACGCCCCCCCCCGCTGGGACGGGCCCTTTCGCCTGCTCATCGACCCCGGCCATGGCGGCGCGGACAGCGGCGCGCCAGGGGAAGGCTTGCGCGAGGCCGACGTGGCCCTGGACCTGGCCCTGCGGCTGGCCCGGCTCCTGGCCGCCATTCCGGACGGACCGGCCGTCTCGCTCACCCGGACGGCGGATGTGGCCCTGCCGGGCTGGGCCCGGGCCGCCCTGGCCGGGTATTACGGCGCGGACCTGCTGTTGTCCGTGCACGCCACGCGGCTGACCACCGAGCCCGTCGTGGCCGGCGTGTCCTTCCATACCTTCGCCCGGACGCCGACAGATGCCCTGGCCGGGGCGGCGGCCAAGGCGGAAAGCATGGCCTCCGGCCGCCATGTCGCGGACCTGGGGCGGGGAGGGCAGGAGTATTTCGCCAGGGCGGTGCGGCAGGCGGCAGGAACCGGGCACACCGTCCGGGCGGCGGCCCTGGCCGCGGTTCTGGCCAAGTCCTGGCCGGCCGGTTCGCCCTTGCCCCTGCGGGGCGTCGGGGCCGGTCCCTTCCGCCTGCTGGCCGAGGCCGATGCCCCGGCGATCCTGGTCGAGGCCGGCTTTCTCTCCAACACCGGCAACGCCGCGCTGCTCGCCGTGCCGGAAAAACGCCAGGCCCTGGCCAAGGCCCTGGCCGACGCCCTGTTGGCCGTGGTCCGGGAGCCAGGCAAGCCTGGCCCATGA
- a CDS encoding DUF465 domain-containing protein, protein MDQRDLELIGKYAEADPELKSLYEEHVAFEKILDKMEGKPFLTPSEETELKEIKKKKLSGKTRIETLLMKYRKAEDQ, encoded by the coding sequence ATGGACCAACGCGATCTGGAGCTCATTGGCAAGTACGCTGAGGCAGACCCCGAACTGAAGAGTCTGTACGAGGAGCATGTCGCGTTTGAAAAGATTCTGGACAAGATGGAAGGGAAACCCTTCCTGACCCCTTCGGAAGAGACGGAACTGAAGGAAATCAAGAAAAAGAAGCTGTCCGGAAAGACCCGCATCGAAACGCTCCTGATGAAATACCGCAAGGCGGAGGACCAATAG
- a CDS encoding twin-arginine translocase TatA/TatE family subunit: MFGLGFPELIIILVIVLVMFGANKLPEIGAGMGKAIKNFKKATTEPDEIDVTPGKQPKDDSPDKN, encoded by the coding sequence ATGTTTGGACTCGGATTTCCGGAGCTTATCATCATTCTGGTCATCGTGCTCGTCATGTTTGGAGCCAACAAGCTTCCCGAGATCGGTGCCGGCATGGGCAAGGCCATCAAGAACTTCAAGAAAGCCACGACCGAACCCGACGAAATCGACGTCACCCCGGGCAAGCAGCCCAAGGACGATTCGCCGGACAAGAACTAG
- the coaD gene encoding pantetheine-phosphate adenylyltransferase, whose product MDTNPSCFAVYPGTFDPLTNGHVSLVRRAAKIFGTVIVAVAGDSHKTPLFSLEERVAIAEGVFAHDERVLVEGFSGLLVNYVKARQANVILRGMRAVSDFEFEFQMALMNRKLDRTIETVFIMTDYKWLYISSTIVKEVAKHGGEIRGMVPESVRERMLEKYGQAGPGKEG is encoded by the coding sequence ATGGACACCAATCCTTCCTGCTTCGCCGTCTACCCCGGAACCTTCGACCCCCTGACCAACGGGCATGTCTCCCTGGTGCGCCGGGCGGCCAAGATCTTCGGCACAGTGATTGTGGCCGTGGCCGGCGACTCCCACAAGACGCCGCTTTTCTCCCTGGAGGAGCGGGTGGCCATTGCCGAGGGCGTCTTCGCCCATGACGAGCGGGTGCTGGTGGAAGGATTTTCCGGGCTGCTCGTCAACTACGTCAAGGCCAGGCAGGCCAACGTCATCCTTCGCGGCATGCGGGCCGTGTCCGACTTCGAATTCGAGTTCCAGATGGCGCTCATGAACAGGAAGCTCGACCGGACCATCGAGACCGTCTTTATCATGACCGACTACAAGTGGCTCTACATCAGCTCCACCATCGTCAAGGAAGTGGCCAAGCACGGCGGGGAGATACGCGGCATGGTCCCGGAATCGGTCCGCGAGCGGATGCTCGAAAAATACGGCCAGGCCGGCCCCGGCAAGGAAGGCTGA
- the ilvB gene encoding biosynthetic-type acetolactate synthase large subunit: MELTGAQILLESLRREDVEVVFGFPGGAVIDIYDQLPKYPLRHVLARHEQGAIHAADGYARATGRVGVCLVTSGPGATNAVTGIATAYMDSVPVVVITGQVPTPLIGNDAFQEVDIVGITRSCTKHNYLVKDVRDLARVIKEAFYLASTGRPGPVLIDLPKDVQRAVCEYNYPKDIKMRSYNPTYTPNPKQVVKVAEVVRRAKKPIIYAGGGVIASGASADLAWLARSCGIPVTATLMALGCFPADDPLWLGMLGMHGTYAANMAISHADLILAIGCRFDDRVTGKISEFAKNAKIVHIDIDPTSIQKNVHVHIPVVADCQKFLTALRQTLEPVLAEGTESFPKRHAPWLSQVTAWQEEKPLTYASDTDKIKPQYVVEVISRLTKGEAIITTEVGQNQMWAAQFYQFVRPRSFISSGGLGTMGFGFPAAIGAQMAFPDRLVIDVAGDGSIQMCIQELATAVCYGLPVKIVILNNGYLGMVRQWQELFYEKNYCATCLDVAPDFVKLAEAYGAAGFRVTDPGQVESVLAEAFALPKTVIVDVVIDREENVAPMVPAGKSITEMILV; the protein is encoded by the coding sequence ATGGAACTCACCGGGGCCCAGATCCTTCTGGAATCCTTGCGCCGCGAGGATGTGGAAGTCGTGTTCGGCTTCCCCGGAGGTGCGGTCATCGATATCTACGACCAGCTGCCGAAGTATCCCCTGCGACACGTGCTGGCGCGCCATGAGCAGGGAGCCATCCACGCTGCGGACGGGTATGCCCGGGCCACGGGCAGGGTAGGCGTCTGTCTGGTGACCTCGGGCCCCGGAGCCACCAATGCCGTAACCGGCATCGCCACAGCCTACATGGATTCCGTGCCGGTGGTCGTCATCACCGGCCAGGTGCCGACGCCGCTCATCGGCAACGACGCCTTCCAGGAAGTCGACATCGTCGGCATCACGCGCTCCTGCACCAAGCACAATTACCTGGTCAAAGACGTGCGGGACCTGGCCCGGGTCATCAAGGAGGCTTTTTACCTGGCCTCCACCGGCCGGCCGGGACCGGTGCTGATCGACCTGCCCAAGGACGTGCAGCGGGCTGTTTGCGAGTACAACTACCCCAAAGATATCAAGATGCGCAGCTACAATCCCACCTACACGCCCAACCCCAAGCAGGTGGTCAAGGTGGCGGAGGTGGTGCGCCGGGCCAAAAAGCCCATCATCTACGCCGGCGGCGGGGTCATCGCCTCGGGCGCGAGCGCGGATCTGGCCTGGCTGGCCCGGTCCTGCGGCATCCCGGTCACGGCCACCCTCATGGCCCTTGGCTGCTTCCCGGCCGACGATCCCCTCTGGCTCGGCATGCTCGGCATGCACGGCACCTACGCCGCCAACATGGCCATCAGCCACGCCGACCTGATCCTGGCCATCGGCTGCCGCTTTGACGACCGCGTCACGGGCAAGATCAGCGAATTCGCCAAGAACGCCAAGATCGTGCACATCGACATCGACCCCACCTCCATCCAGAAAAACGTGCACGTGCACATTCCGGTGGTGGCCGACTGCCAGAAGTTCCTGACGGCCCTGCGCCAGACCCTGGAGCCGGTCCTCGCGGAAGGGACGGAATCCTTCCCGAAGCGCCATGCGCCGTGGCTTTCGCAGGTGACGGCCTGGCAAGAGGAAAAGCCGCTGACCTACGCCTCGGACACGGACAAGATCAAACCTCAGTACGTGGTGGAGGTCATCTCCCGCCTGACCAAGGGCGAGGCCATCATCACCACCGAGGTCGGCCAGAACCAGATGTGGGCGGCCCAGTTCTACCAGTTCGTCCGGCCCCGCTCGTTCATCAGTTCCGGCGGCCTTGGCACCATGGGCTTCGGCTTTCCCGCGGCCATCGGGGCGCAGATGGCCTTTCCGGACCGGCTCGTCATCGACGTGGCCGGCGACGGCTCCATCCAGATGTGCATCCAGGAGCTGGCCACGGCCGTGTGCTACGGCCTGCCCGTCAAGATCGTGATCCTAAACAACGGCTACCTTGGCATGGTCCGCCAGTGGCAGGAACTCTTCTACGAGAAGAACTACTGCGCCACCTGCCTGGACGTGGCCCCGGACTTCGTCAAACTGGCCGAGGCCTACGGCGCGGCCGGCTTCCGGGTGACCGACCCAGGGCAAGTGGAATCGGTCCTCGCCGAGGCCTTTGCCCTGCCAAAGACCGTCATTGTGGATGTGGTCATTGACCGCGAGGAAAACGTCGCGCCCATGGTCCCGGCCGGCAAGTCCATAACCGAGATGATCCTCGTCTAG
- a CDS encoding DUF167 domain-containing protein, whose translation MAKSGRPTGPGKRRPSGAVAEAKAGLPVFATADGPGVWTLRVVVTPGGSRDTLAGLAEGRLRVRLRAKAVEGQANAGLTVFLAGCLGLRPRQVAIVSGEKSRKKTLRISAESEPDWSAVTGSGCD comes from the coding sequence GTGGCAAAAAGCGGCCGCCCGACAGGGCCGGGAAAGAGGCGCCCATCCGGCGCGGTGGCCGAAGCCAAGGCCGGACTGCCCGTTTTCGCGACAGCCGACGGACCGGGCGTCTGGACGCTCCGGGTGGTGGTAACTCCCGGGGGAAGCCGGGACACCCTGGCCGGGCTGGCCGAAGGCCGGCTGCGGGTGCGGCTGCGGGCCAAGGCCGTGGAAGGGCAGGCCAACGCCGGATTGACCGTCTTTCTGGCCGGCTGCCTGGGGCTTCGGCCCCGGCAGGTGGCCATTGTGTCCGGGGAGAAGTCCCGGAAAAAGACCTTGCGCATTTCCGCCGAGTCCGAACCCGACTGGTCCGCCGTGACCGGATCGGGATGTGACTAG
- the ilvN gene encoding acetolactate synthase small subunit: protein MRHILSILVEDEPGVLSRVAGLFSGRGYNIETLNVAPTLTEGLSMMTITTEGDEAIIEQIVKQLRKLVTTLKVVDLTGVKSVEREMMLLRVDAEGGKRAEVLRIVDIFRCKVVDVSLDELVLEVTGTQDKLTALISLLQRFGIKEVARTGSVAMRRGMQE from the coding sequence ATGCGCCACATACTCTCCATACTGGTCGAGGACGAGCCCGGGGTGCTCTCCAGGGTGGCCGGCCTTTTCAGCGGCCGGGGGTACAACATCGAAACCTTGAACGTGGCCCCGACCCTGACCGAGGGCCTGTCCATGATGACCATCACCACCGAGGGCGACGAGGCCATCATCGAACAGATCGTCAAGCAGCTGCGAAAGCTCGTGACCACGCTCAAGGTGGTGGACCTGACCGGCGTCAAATCCGTGGAGCGCGAGATGATGCTCCTGCGGGTGGACGCGGAAGGCGGAAAACGGGCCGAAGTGCTCCGTATCGTCGACATTTTCCGGTGCAAGGTGGTGGACGTGAGCTTGGATGAGCTCGTGCTCGAAGTCACCGGCACCCAGGACAAGCTGACCGCGCTCATAAGCTTGCTGCAACGGTTCGGCATCAAGGAAGTCGCCCGCACAGGCTCGGTCGCCATGCGACGCGGCATGCAGGAATAA